A window from Salvia miltiorrhiza cultivar Shanhuang (shh) chromosome 2, IMPLAD_Smil_shh, whole genome shotgun sequence encodes these proteins:
- the LOC131008371 gene encoding probable sugar phosphate/phosphate translocator At1g06470 — protein sequence MKKETYGLKNPLTLMSYVTPIMAIATGVLSLMLDPWHELRKNDYFNSSSHILRSSLLMLFGGTLAFFMVLTEYVLVSVTSAVTATFHLLSGLGC from the exons atgaagaaagAAACCTATG GTCTTAAAAATCCACTTACTTTGATGAGCTATGTGACCCCTATAATGGCAATTGCAACTGGTGTTCTTTCTTTGATGCTGGATCCATGGCATGAATTGAGAAAGAACGATTACTTTAATAGCTCATCGCATATTCTGAGAAGTAGTTTGCTAATGTTGTTTGGTGGCACTCTGGCTTTCTTCATG GTATTAACAGAATATGTTCTTGTGTCTGTAACAAGTGCAGTAACAGCTACTTTTCATCTCTTGAGTGGTTTAGGATGCTAG